From Rudanella lutea DSM 19387, a single genomic window includes:
- a CDS encoding LytR/AlgR family response regulator transcription factor: MNPLLPLSNQPSTRTNGVATIRVNDPLYGWRTRSIHELVMIRGAKGYSWLHWRDGSRHIMAYTLKHYEIQLPNAAYIRIHQNCLVNRAFVQKVQLTHKGPMLHLSTGEKVAVSRRRWVSVKRALNPNPWTGVVEDHVPSASFAASDLD; the protein is encoded by the coding sequence ATGAATCCACTCCTTCCTCTTTCCAATCAACCATCAACCCGAACCAATGGAGTAGCCACCATCCGCGTCAACGACCCCCTGTACGGCTGGCGTACCCGCTCCATCCACGAGTTGGTTATGATTCGGGGAGCCAAAGGGTACAGCTGGCTGCACTGGCGCGATGGCAGCCGGCACATTATGGCCTACACCCTGAAGCACTACGAAATCCAGCTCCCCAACGCAGCGTACATCCGAATTCACCAGAACTGCCTCGTCAATCGGGCCTTTGTCCAGAAAGTACAGCTCACCCACAAGGGGCCTATGCTCCACCTCTCCACCGGCGAGAAAGTAGCTGTGTCGCGCCGTCGGTGGGTATCGGTCAAGCGAGCCCTCAATCCAAACCCCTGGACCGGCGTAGTCGAAGACCACGTGCCGAGTGCCAGCTTTGCCGCATCTGACCTGGATTAG
- a CDS encoding histidine kinase dimerization/phosphoacceptor domain -containing protein — protein MPHLTWIRQAHNMVARRLFCLTCFAGCLLLAGTPFSYSQIRPLTRTDSLQIEAWYTQWQDLRPVRPDSSLVYAQRIHDWGKQHRQPVIWARGLAYLSAEARDKGNFNRSVVLMQQALPVFERHRYLPGIAFANQGLALTYKRMADAQKMEGFTRLALQYAKQALVLNEQLGSATAIANTYNTIGIIQRDLKAYEEARQAYRAGISLLEKEGISNNTLAILYGNMGQLSIEPDRQFERAIDYLERALALNGEARRLTNLEHNHRNLSDLYQRLQKHQKAVFHGEQSVRLANQLGDPHRLFNSLGVAYKAYRDAGHFEQALHYLEQAKVIEDSLGRADKTGQIARLQAAFDNERALQLAEVEAEKQKQIASLKTSLLLQHERLVAQIQADRDRDLLLIKKRTDLARAQNLAEVNARFVSRQKETSIQQLQTQNELQQRQLTWLGWGAGLFFVLSGLLFWQYQRLGQSQAQIKQQSAQLRLLMRELHHRVKNNLAIVSGLLELQSNRLADENAKRAFREGQQRVQAMSLLHQRLYQTDSLTTIDMGEYVASLIESLMGAYGYTHQTVDTRVQVSKQEVDVDLAIPIGLILNEILTNTFKYALPYTAAPSLLVDLRRQGDSLLMHVADNGPGLDLTRWQRPGGSFGKRLIAGLSDQIGGTVSVESGNGTQFFIRVPVNEPSPVRAA, from the coding sequence TTGCCGCATCTGACCTGGATTAGACAAGCACACAACATGGTCGCCCGGCGGCTTTTCTGCCTTACCTGTTTCGCGGGGTGTCTGCTCCTGGCAGGCACTCCGTTTTCGTACAGCCAGATTCGACCCCTGACCCGAACCGACTCACTGCAGATCGAAGCCTGGTACACCCAGTGGCAAGACCTGCGCCCGGTTCGGCCCGATTCGTCGTTGGTGTATGCGCAACGTATTCACGACTGGGGTAAACAGCATAGGCAGCCGGTGATATGGGCCCGCGGTCTGGCGTACCTGAGCGCCGAAGCCCGCGACAAAGGCAACTTCAACCGGTCGGTAGTACTCATGCAGCAGGCATTACCGGTTTTCGAGCGGCATCGTTACCTGCCCGGTATCGCGTTTGCCAATCAGGGACTGGCGCTCACGTACAAGCGCATGGCCGACGCCCAGAAAATGGAAGGGTTTACCCGGCTGGCGCTCCAATACGCTAAACAGGCACTGGTACTGAACGAGCAGCTAGGTTCGGCAACGGCCATTGCCAACACCTACAACACTATCGGCATTATTCAGCGCGATCTGAAAGCCTACGAAGAAGCCCGGCAAGCGTATCGGGCGGGGATTAGTCTGCTGGAAAAAGAAGGTATTTCCAACAACACCCTGGCCATTCTTTACGGCAACATGGGGCAGCTTTCCATCGAACCCGACCGGCAGTTCGAACGGGCCATCGACTACCTGGAGCGGGCTCTGGCTCTCAACGGAGAGGCCCGGCGCCTGACCAATCTGGAGCACAATCACCGCAACCTGAGCGATTTGTACCAACGCTTACAGAAACATCAGAAAGCGGTGTTTCACGGCGAGCAGTCGGTGCGGCTGGCTAACCAGCTGGGCGATCCACACCGGTTGTTCAATTCGCTGGGGGTCGCCTACAAAGCCTACCGCGATGCGGGCCATTTTGAACAGGCGTTGCACTATCTCGAACAGGCCAAAGTCATTGAGGATTCGCTCGGCCGGGCCGACAAAACCGGTCAGATTGCCCGCTTACAAGCCGCTTTCGACAATGAGCGGGCGCTGCAACTGGCGGAGGTAGAGGCTGAGAAACAAAAACAGATTGCGAGCCTAAAAACAAGCCTGTTGCTGCAACACGAACGGTTGGTGGCACAGATACAGGCCGACCGGGACCGGGATTTGCTCCTCATCAAAAAGCGCACCGATCTGGCCAGGGCCCAGAACCTGGCCGAGGTAAACGCCCGGTTCGTTTCGCGGCAAAAAGAAACCAGTATTCAGCAGCTACAAACCCAAAACGAGCTGCAGCAGCGGCAGCTGACGTGGCTGGGCTGGGGAGCCGGGTTGTTTTTCGTGCTGTCGGGCCTGTTGTTCTGGCAGTATCAGCGTCTGGGTCAGAGCCAGGCACAAATCAAGCAGCAATCGGCCCAGTTGCGGTTGCTGATGCGCGAGCTTCATCACCGGGTCAAAAACAACCTGGCCATTGTGTCGGGGCTGCTGGAGTTACAATCGAACCGATTGGCCGACGAGAACGCCAAGCGGGCTTTCCGGGAGGGGCAACAACGGGTGCAGGCCATGTCGCTCCTGCACCAGCGACTTTACCAGACCGATTCGCTGACCACTATCGATATGGGCGAGTACGTAGCCAGCCTGATCGAATCGCTGATGGGTGCCTACGGGTACACGCACCAGACTGTAGATACCCGTGTGCAGGTGAGCAAGCAGGAAGTTGATGTGGACCTGGCGATTCCGATTGGGCTGATTCTGAACGAAATCCTGACAAATACCTTCAAGTATGCCCTGCCCTATACCGCTGCCCCGAGTCTGTTGGTGGATCTGCGTCGGCAGGGCGATAGCCTGCTTATGCACGTAGCCGACAATGGCCCCGGCCTCGACCTGACGCGCTGGCAACGGCCGGGTGGGTCGTTTGGCAAACGGCTGATTGCTGGCTTATCGGATCAGATTGGGGGAACCGTGTCGGTCGAAAGTGGCAATGGAACACAGTTTTTTATTCGAGTACCGGTCAATGAGCCCTCGCCCGTTCGGGCCGCCTAA
- a CDS encoding response regulator: MDDSINILIVEDEAILAMALCDSLEAEGYCVVGMASNGAKAVDLFRRNQVDLLLCDINIRGDLDGIETAHQLLRIRPVPIIYLTAFSDPDTVERAKQTAPAAYMTKPHNLLNLRIAIDVAIHNFARQPQLPQRTPPPEEAQSAEKKPDTPERDPPGRDTILKIDDYVFVKQGFQFVKISLADILVLEAEDTYTTFVTTAKKYALRQSLSAVLERLNHPRFVRVHRSYAVNINRVDTFDDHGITLGSQSVPLGKNYKDEFMRRLQVR; the protein is encoded by the coding sequence ATGGACGATTCGATCAATATTCTGATTGTAGAAGATGAGGCCATTCTGGCAATGGCCCTCTGCGATAGCCTCGAAGCTGAGGGATACTGTGTGGTAGGGATGGCATCGAACGGGGCCAAAGCGGTTGATCTTTTTCGGCGTAATCAGGTCGATCTGCTCCTGTGCGACATTAACATCCGGGGTGATCTGGACGGTATCGAAACGGCCCACCAACTGTTGCGCATCCGACCCGTACCGATCATTTACCTGACGGCCTTCTCGGACCCCGACACGGTAGAACGGGCCAAACAAACGGCCCCGGCGGCCTACATGACCAAGCCGCATAACCTGCTCAACCTACGCATCGCCATCGATGTGGCCATTCATAACTTTGCCCGACAACCCCAGCTCCCACAGCGGACGCCCCCGCCGGAAGAGGCTCAATCGGCCGAAAAGAAACCCGACACACCCGAGCGCGACCCGCCCGGCCGGGACACCATCCTGAAAATCGACGACTACGTGTTTGTGAAGCAGGGCTTTCAGTTCGTCAAAATCAGTTTGGCCGATATTCTGGTCCTCGAAGCAGAGGACACCTACACCACCTTTGTAACGACCGCCAAAAAGTACGCCCTTCGGCAATCATTGTCGGCCGTGCTGGAGCGGCTCAATCACCCCCGTTTTGTTCGGGTACACCGCTCATACGCGGTCAATATCAACCGGGTCGATACGTTCGACGACCACGGCATAACGCTGGGGAGCCAATCGGTTCCGTTGGGCAAAAACTACAAGGATGAGTTTATGCGCCGGTTACAGGTGCGATAA